CTTCCTGACCCGCGACAGCCGTGTGGTCGAGCGTAAGAAGTACGGCCGCGCCAAGGCACGTCGTAGCTTCCAGTTCTCGAAGCGCTAATTCGGCAAGGCTTCACAGCCGACAGATCACCAGGAAGGGCGGCCCTCGCAAGGGGGTCGCCCTTTTCCATGCCGTGGCCAGGCGCCATGCCTGTTCCGGCTGAACGGAGCTATCGGACGGGAGGGTCCGTGCGCGGCACCTTGTTCACGGGCGCGACCGGCTCTCCGGGAGACCGCGGCGGGATGGCGTCCTCCGGCACGTCCCGGATCATCATGTCCGGGGTGGACACCTCTTCCAGGTTGCGGACCTCGACCTGCAGCGTCTCGCCGTCCCAGCGCAATTCGTTGAAGCTCGGCGGCGTGGAGCGCGTACGCTTCGACAAGGTTCCCGCACCGATCATGCGGACAGAGCCATGCACCGTCTCTTCCATCAGGTCGAAGGCATCGTGAACATGGCCCGACAGCACGGCCAGCACGGGCCGCTTCGCCAACTCTGTCAGCGCCTTCAACCCGTTCTTCGTCAGCGCGGTCCCCTGCGTGCCGACTTCGCGCAAAGGATGGTGCACCGCGACCAGCGCCTGAGTGCCCGGGGGCAGCGCGTCGATCGCATCGAGGCATTTCTTCAGTGCACGGTCCGTTACCCAGCCCTTCGACCAGTTAAGGCGCGGCTGCGCCCGAACCGCGGTTTTCAGCGGAATGATGGCGATGCCCGGCAGGTCGATTTCCTTCTCGACCATGTCCTGCATTCCTTCGAACCGGCGATAGGGATCGAAGAACCGTTCAATGGGGTTGAAATAGGGCATGTCGTGATTGCCCACTTCGACCGTCACCGGAACGCCCAGACCGGTGATCCAGCGGGTGGCCGCAGCAAATTCGGAATGGCGCGCCCGCATCGTAAGGTCGCCGGTGATGGCGACCGCGGCGGGCTGGCGCTCCGCAATTTCGCGCTTCACCCAGTCGAGGGCCTCGTTGTCCTCCAGTCCGAAATGGATGTCGGACAGGTGGAACAGCAATGTCGTATCGGTCGGTCGGGTCATTCAGGCTTTCCAAGCAGGGCGACGCCGAGCGGGGCAAGGACAAATGTCTCCTCGCCTCCTCCATCGAAGCGTTCTCCGTCTATCATCAGTTCTATGGGAGCGTTTTCGGTGGACCGCAGCACGACCTCCGCTTCGCATCCCAGCACGTCGTGCGGGCCGGTACGGAAATCATGGCCGAGGATCGCAGCGCCCTGCGCCACGAATTCTGACAGGCTTTCGATGCGATACGCCTGGACCGTCATACCTTCGTTACCGGGTGACAGGCGAACCCCGGCATAGCCGCGCTCCCGCCCGATCTCGCGTCCGGCCGCGAATGCGCGGACCAGCGGGCCGTCGCGGCTGGTGGTAATGGCTTCCATCGATTTCGTGATGGTATCCGCGACATCCCAGTCACGCATTTCCTCCCGCACATCGGCCCACAGGGCGCCGGGCCCGCCCAGTATCTCCGACAAGGCGATCCAGTCTCGCCCCTTGATGCAGTCGAGGGCGACGGGCCCCAGGGCCCCGCGCCCCAGCGCGGCGATGATGGCAGGTGTTTCCACGTCGTCGAACAGCCTGTTGCACAACAGGTTCGCCGTGCCGCCCGGCAGGGGCAGGACTTCGCCGTCCCAGCCGTCAAGCGAGCGGATGACGGAATTCAGGGTCCCGTCCCCGCCATGCACGACCAGGCGGCCGACACGAGCAGCATCGAGCCGGGCGATTTCCGGCAGCTCTTCCGAAGAGCAATCGAAGGTGCGGGACACAGGCGAACCGGCCTCGGCCAGCAAGGATTGCAGTTCGCGTTCCAGCCCCTGGGTGTGACTGCCGCTCTTGCAGTTCAAGATCAGCCAGGTGCGCGGGCTTTGGTCCATGCCGGGATAGCGTTCGAGACCGCCAACACGTTCCCGTTCTTTCCCCTTCCCGTCAGACCCTTCTCGTCAGACCCTTCTCGTCAGACCCTTCTCGTCAGACCCTTCTCGTCAGGATCAGCCAGCCTGCGATACCGTTCAATGCCGTATAGCCGAGATAGCCCCAGGCCAGACCCGGCCAGCCATTGGCTGCCAGCAGGAGCGCTGCGAGCAGGACGAGGAATTCGAAGGCGAGGGTTATCCGCCCGCCCATCATGTGCACGAACCACGGCACCTGCCCGATCAGCGGATGTCCGCTTTCCAGCACGGCCTTGTGAACGGCAAAATTGCCGATGCCGAGCAGGAAGATCATCAGGATGGCCATCGCCGTCACTGTGCCACCTCGCCCGTCGATTGCAATCCGGCCTTCGTCCGGTGGTTTCTGACACCCGTCGGATGGCCGCAGCGCCAGTCGATACCGGCAGCGCGAAGGTCGAGAACACCGCGCTTCACCGCCCTTGCAGGCGTAGAAACGATCGGGCGGGAAGTTCCTGTTCATCCCCCCGAACCCTTCGCAACAGGGACCCGCACGACAGGAGAGAGACCATGAAAACCCTTGCATTCGGCATTGCCGCCATAGCCACCGCCCTCGCCGCCCCGGCAAGCGCGGAAACGATCGAGGTGCGCACTGCCGATCTCGATCTCGGCACCGTGCAGGGCCAGCGAACGCTGGATGCCCGCATCCACTCAGCCGCACGAAAGGTTTGCAAGGTCAGCTCCGCCCATGCCGGCGGACCGATGAAGGCGGGCGAGGCCATGCGCTGCGTCGATCGCGCCGAAGCGAGTGCCGTGCGCGCCTTCGCCTCCGCGCGGGCTGGCGGGATCCGCGGCGGCTGATCGGCCAAACTGGCGGGGTCCCCTTGCCGGGACCCTTGCGACCCGGGCCGGACGCAGTCCCCGGCCCGGGTTTTTTGTGCCTTGGTGCCGGGAGAGCAGCGAAATCGCGCTGGCGCGCGAGGCGGACTATCGGCCTGCCATCGCCTTCACCTTGGACAGATAGGTCCGCCCAATCCTGAGCGCCTCGCCGTTTTCCAGCTCTGCCGACCACACGCCCAGCCCGTCGTGCCGCAGGCCGCGAATATTGTCGCGGCGCAGGATGGTGGAGCGATGGATGCGGATGAACTGCGCAGGATCGAGCTTTTTCTCCAGCCCGGCAATCGTCTGCAGCAGCAGGTAGGAGCGATCCCCGACATGCAGGCGGACGTAATCGCGCTCCGCATCGACACGGTCGACCTGCGAGGTTTCGAGCCGGATCAGTTCCGAGCGGTGGGGAACCCACAGCTCCTTCAACCACTTGCTTCCGGCATCCTCGCGCAGCGATCCGCGGCGCTCTACGGAGCGGTCGATCGCCCGGGAAAGCCGGTCTTTCGCGACAGGCTTCAACACGTAGTCCACGGCGTCGCAATCGAAGGCCTCGACGGCGAAATTGCCATGCGCGGTGACGAATATCACGGCCGGTCCCGCGCCGTCGTCGCCCGCCATCCCCGCCAGTTTGCGCGCCACTTCCAGTCCGTCCATGCCGGGCATCGTCATGTCGAGCAGCACGAGATCGGGGCGAAGGGCCTTTGCCAGCCGGAGCGCGGCTTCGCCGTCATTGGCCGTGCCCACCACCGACAGGCTGCCGAGCTTCGCACAGATGACCTGCATCCGTTCGACCGCCAGCGGCTCGTCGTCCACGATCAGGGTCCGCATCGGTTCGTCCGTGTCGGCGGACGGCGCGGTCTGGCTTTCCGGTTTCGTCATGCGCAATCCTTCGGCAGAATGATCTGGGTAACATAGCCGGGACCGTCCTCGCGCGCGCCGGAGGTCACGGCAACTCCGTCGCCGAAGCGTGCTTTCAGCCGGTCGCGGACATTGGTCAGGCCGATGCCGAAACCGTGGGCGACGCGTTCCGGAACGCCCGCCCCGTTATCCGCGACGCGAATGACGATGGTCTCGCCCTCTTCCCGTGCGGAGACGGCGATGGTGACGTTCGCCTTGCTCGGCGCGACCGCGTATTTCACGCTGTTCTCGACCAGCGGCTGCAGGATCATGCCCGGAACGCGGCAGTCGGCGAGATGCCCGGGCAGGTCGAACCGCGTGGTCAGCCGCTCTGGGAAGCGCGCTTCCTCGATCTCGAGATAATGCTGCTGGAGCGCGAATTCGTCCGCCAGCGGGACGTCGGCAATCGTGTCTTCGGCCAGGCTGTGGCGGTAGAAATTGCTCATCGCCTGGATCATTTCCTCGGCACGTTCCGTGCGCCCCGTCATGACCAGCGACGACAGGGAATTGAGCGTGTTGAACAGGAAATGCGGATTGACCTGATAGCGCAGCGACCGAAGCTCCGCTGCCTTTGCCGCGCGGCGAAACTCTCCCTCGCGCCGCTCTGCCACCTGTGCCTGCGCCCCGGCCAGCAGCGCGAGGTAGAGCGATGCCCAGGCGATCAGCAGGAAGTAGCGGCCAAGCGCGATATCGCTGATCTGCCGCCACTTGTCGAAACCGCTGGGCGCACGCTGCAGCGTCACCGTCACCACGCCGCGCCCGTCGCTGCCGCCGGTATCGGGATCGTCCACTTCCCCCGCCACGCCCGGTATGTCGATCAGAACGTTGCCCGCCTCGTCCCGGCGCAGCTTCACACCCTCGCGCTCGCCGACCTTCTGGACGATCTTCCCCTCCAGGTCGGCAAAGACCATCTGGTTGATCTGGGCGATCAGGATCGAGGCCGGTAGCGCGGCGAGGACGGTGACGCCGA
This is a stretch of genomic DNA from Erythrobacteraceae bacterium WH01K. It encodes these proteins:
- a CDS encoding metallophosphoesterase, coding for MTRPTDTTLLFHLSDIHFGLEDNEALDWVKREIAERQPAAVAITGDLTMRARHSEFAAATRWITGLGVPVTVEVGNHDMPYFNPIERFFDPYRRFEGMQDMVEKEIDLPGIAIIPLKTAVRAQPRLNWSKGWVTDRALKKCLDAIDALPPGTQALVAVHHPLREVGTQGTALTKNGLKALTELAKRPVLAVLSGHVHDAFDLMEETVHGSVRMIGAGTLSKRTRSTPPSFNELRWDGETLQVEVRNLEEVSTPDMMIRDVPEDAIPPRSPGEPVAPVNKVPRTDPPVR
- a CDS encoding acylglycerol kinase family protein, translated to MDQSPRTWLILNCKSGSHTQGLERELQSLLAEAGSPVSRTFDCSSEELPEIARLDAARVGRLVVHGGDGTLNSVIRSLDGWDGEVLPLPGGTANLLCNRLFDDVETPAIIAALGRGALGPVALDCIKGRDWIALSEILGGPGALWADVREEMRDWDVADTITKSMEAITTSRDGPLVRAFAAGREIGRERGYAGVRLSPGNEGMTVQAYRIESLSEFVAQGAAILGHDFRTGPHDVLGCEAEVVLRSTENAPIELMIDGERFDGGGEETFVLAPLGVALLGKPE
- a CDS encoding UrcA family protein, which translates into the protein MKTLAFGIAAIATALAAPASAETIEVRTADLDLGTVQGQRTLDARIHSAARKVCKVSSAHAGGPMKAGEAMRCVDRAEASAVRAFASARAGGIRGG
- a CDS encoding LytTR family DNA-binding domain-containing protein, encoding MTKPESQTAPSADTDEPMRTLIVDDEPLAVERMQVICAKLGSLSVVGTANDGEAALRLAKALRPDLVLLDMTMPGMDGLEVARKLAGMAGDDGAGPAVIFVTAHGNFAVEAFDCDAVDYVLKPVAKDRLSRAIDRSVERRGSLREDAGSKWLKELWVPHRSELIRLETSQVDRVDAERDYVRLHVGDRSYLLLQTIAGLEKKLDPAQFIRIHRSTILRRDNIRGLRHDGLGVWSAELENGEALRIGRTYLSKVKAMAGR
- a CDS encoding histidine kinase; translation: MLALRSDPDGQTARLPFRLVLATMVGLWLFYFLLTTLRGSILGLELQHEMLWRRGVVSLAGVAVTAGLWLVLRLVDDRSIGWKVGVTVLAALPASILIAQINQMVFADLEGKIVQKVGEREGVKLRRDEAGNVLIDIPGVAGEVDDPDTGGSDGRGVVTVTLQRAPSGFDKWRQISDIALGRYFLLIAWASLYLALLAGAQAQVAERREGEFRRAAKAAELRSLRYQVNPHFLFNTLNSLSSLVMTGRTERAEEMIQAMSNFYRHSLAEDTIADVPLADEFALQQHYLEIEEARFPERLTTRFDLPGHLADCRVPGMILQPLVENSVKYAVAPSKANVTIAVSAREEGETIVIRVADNGAGVPERVAHGFGIGLTNVRDRLKARFGDGVAVTSGAREDGPGYVTQIILPKDCA